A window of Candidatus Omnitrophota bacterium contains these coding sequences:
- a CDS encoding nucleotidyl transferase AbiEii/AbiGii toxin family protein yields the protein MAKQIPDLNRMESLRKELGFKDPGIFEKSVYAFNLLSELLRVYPGLIFKGGTAILLHIFPPVRLSIDIDILLPVKEEAGLKDALGRLVSASKWFDAVKEDTRHSKIPKAHYKFHFASQFSKIPQYVLLDVVFTEHPYKKLVEKDISKIPMVFSDSDVAVRVPTPEGLVGDKITAVSPKTTGIPLNKKRAMEVLKQVIDLGELFKVASDVADIRQSFLKTAEQENGFRKTDYSVDEILDDVTDLAFKYSQSLLKGADNSFPEIALINDGLNKVGNHLRQKINPQDLKIAFARIAYTARVLKERENQQLIKKVDMSLTQGLMLPEKYKILEKLKTIIPEAYFYWALAVGTKHG from the coding sequence ATGGCAAAGCAAATACCTGATCTCAACCGGATGGAATCTCTCAGAAAAGAGCTGGGTTTTAAAGATCCTGGTATCTTTGAGAAATCCGTTTACGCGTTTAACCTGTTAAGCGAATTGCTCCGCGTCTATCCTGGATTGATATTTAAAGGCGGCACAGCTATCCTGCTGCATATCTTCCCGCCAGTCAGGCTGTCCATAGACATCGATATCCTTTTGCCGGTAAAGGAAGAGGCAGGATTAAAAGACGCGCTTGGCAGGTTAGTGTCGGCGTCGAAATGGTTCGACGCCGTAAAAGAGGATACGCGTCACAGTAAGATTCCTAAAGCGCATTATAAATTTCATTTCGCGTCGCAATTCTCAAAAATTCCGCAATACGTGCTCTTAGACGTTGTTTTTACGGAGCATCCTTATAAGAAGCTAGTCGAGAAAGACATATCAAAAATCCCGATGGTTTTTTCTGATTCGGATGTGGCTGTCCGGGTACCGACGCCGGAAGGATTAGTGGGCGACAAAATAACAGCTGTCTCGCCTAAGACGACGGGCATTCCTTTAAACAAAAAACGGGCAATGGAGGTTTTAAAGCAGGTTATTGATTTAGGCGAGCTTTTTAAGGTCGCCAGCGATGTCGCGGACATAAGACAGAGTTTCTTAAAAACCGCAGAGCAGGAGAACGGTTTTCGTAAGACAGATTATTCTGTCGATGAGATTCTGGATGATGTGACGGATCTTGCGTTTAAATATTCACAGTCCTTGCTTAAAGGCGCAGATAATTCTTTTCCTGAGATAGCGCTAATTAACGACGGACTAAATAAGGTCGGCAATCATTTACGGCAGAAAATAAACCCGCAGGATCTTAAGATTGCCTTTGCAAGAATTGCGTATACGGCGAGGGTGCTCAAGGAAAGAGAAAACCAGCAGCTTATAAAGAAGGTTGATATGTCTTTGACTCAGGGATTGATGCTTCCTGAAAAATACAAGATTCTTGAAAAACTCAAGACAATTATTCCGGAGGCATATTTTTATTGGGCTTTAGCTGTTGGAACGAAGCACGGTTAG
- a CDS encoding nucleotidyltransferase family protein translates to MSPKNKILKTIQEHSGDLKAYGVKRVGLFGSFAQLRQNAKSDIDILVEFNRGDKTFDNYMELKFYLEKLFHRKVDLVIKDALKARIKDRVLSEVEYA, encoded by the coding sequence ATGTCACCCAAAAATAAAATATTAAAAACAATACAAGAACATTCCGGCGATCTAAAGGCTTATGGGGTTAAAAGAGTCGGCCTATTCGGTTCTTTTGCGCAATTGCGCCAGAATGCCAAAAGTGATATTGACATACTTGTTGAGTTCAATCGCGGCGATAAAACGTTTGATAATTATATGGAACTCAAGTTCTATCTAGAGAAGCTATTTCATCGGAAAGTCGACTTGGTCATTAAAGATGCCTTGAAAGCAAGGATTAAGGATAGGGTGCTTTCGGAGGTTGAATATGCGTGA
- a CDS encoding DUF86 domain-containing protein produces the protein MRDYKLYLDDISEAAKKIEKYVRGFNLEKLKKDSLTVDAVVRNLEIIGEAAKSIPASVKEKYPDIEWKKIAGLRDILVHEYFGIDLEVLWDIIENKLPLLKKQIERALKDVK, from the coding sequence ATGCGTGATTATAAGCTTTACCTGGACGATATTTCGGAAGCAGCTAAAAAAATAGAAAAGTATGTCAGAGGCTTTAACCTTGAAAAGTTGAAAAAAGACAGCCTAACCGTTGATGCCGTGGTGCGTAATCTGGAAATTATAGGCGAAGCGGCGAAAAGCATCCCTGCGAGCGTCAAAGAGAAATATCCGGACATCGAATGGAAGAAAATCGCAGGGCTAAGGGATATTTTAGTGCACGAATATTTTGGTATAGACCTGGAAGTACTTTGGGATATTATTGAAAATAAGTTGCCCCTTCTGAAGAAACAAATAGAACGCGCCTTAAAAGATGTTAAATAA
- a CDS encoding ribonuclease HI family protein, translating to MKKKSLEISIYIDGAARGNPGPAGAGIILKDTKKTVREIHKYLGEATNNVAEYSAAILGLEEAIALGYKNAVLHMDSELVSQQLKGEYRVRDENMKVLFEKAIRLINSFDSVKIVKIDRENNKEADKLANKAINLSGLGAASKIII from the coding sequence ATGAAAAAAAAGAGTTTAGAGATATCCATATATATAGACGGCGCGGCCAGAGGAAATCCCGGCCCCGCGGGCGCGGGTATTATCCTTAAAGACACTAAAAAGACGGTGAGAGAGATCCATAAATATCTCGGAGAAGCGACTAATAATGTGGCCGAATATAGCGCCGCCATTTTAGGTCTAGAGGAAGCAATCGCGCTCGGATATAAGAATGCCGTGCTTCATATGGACAGCGAGCTGGTGTCTCAGCAGCTAAAGGGTGAGTACAGGGTAAGAGACGAAAACATGAAGGTGCTTTTCGAGAAGGCTATTCGGCTCATAAACAGTTTTGACAGCGTGAAAATAGTAAAGATAGACAGAGAGAATAATAAAGAAGCAGATAAACTTGCCAACAAGGCCATAAATCTTTCAGGCCTTGGCGCGGCAAGTAAAATAATCATATAG
- the acpS gene encoding holo-ACP synthase yields the protein MFKIGVDCENIARFRRLPYAKSEFFYKRVFTPAEIKYCVSCREPYHRFAVRFAAKEAVIKALSGIARPYYRDIEVRKEKSGAPRIHINLKKFSETKNLDILLSLAHSKTHAIAFVIATDQKREKSKLRRALRETAPFIKKNFGG from the coding sequence ATGTTTAAAATCGGTGTTGATTGCGAAAATATAGCAAGATTCAGGCGTCTGCCATACGCGAAGAGCGAATTTTTTTATAAACGCGTATTTACTCCTGCGGAGATAAAATATTGCGTGTCTTGCCGCGAGCCCTATCATCGTTTTGCCGTAAGATTTGCGGCAAAGGAAGCGGTGATAAAAGCGCTTAGCGGTATAGCGAGGCCCTATTACCGCGATATAGAAGTGCGCAAAGAAAAAAGCGGCGCGCCAAGGATACATATTAATTTAAAAAAATTCAGCGAAACAAAGAACCTTGATATACTTTTGAGCCTTGCGCATTCAAAGACTCATGCGATCGCATTTGTTATCGCAACGGACCAAAAAAGAGAAAAAAGTAAATTGAGAAGAGCGCTTCGCGAAACGGCGCCCTTCATAAAAAAGAATTTCGGCGGATAA
- a CDS encoding diguanylate cyclase translates to MPDNPSRPQKRDDKISDAELAYLDDLTGLYNRRYLSLTLPKELAKIKDKKSALSLFMIDFDDFKAINDTYGHLNGDKVLIEISNILKKEIGREGIFIRYAGDEFMVLLSGKPLREAVLLGTNLLAAISAHKLELKSGKKLFNISFSVGVATYPEDADTAENLIDKADQALYTAKRLGKNRLATAKDIAAEAKDRDMVQNALPCKKMIGREKEREALKKIYDSAAEGARKYAIIRGRDGIGKTRLMLEVFGPERISPKGLLLRCSREEMYQEFGAIVSALNDFLGYFEIKDPKRAEAEIFNAIVDISVKEKTDKLLFLIDDIAWIDNGSSKIIERVLKHRSFNSVVVAATLPAGDTAFIDTPFLQFAAHRDDLPQPETIELGPLSENSVSELLETVFSGLLIPPDTKRKIYALTSGSPRAIEEIIKFMLKKKIIYPKMGKWVFDEKSLGKMPESMNELLNSFISELDNDAKDLLKKAAVMGSDFNIDILKSLYGKNEGELIDMLDKLKEEGILGHSGRDASGAVSFVNNAIRESIYNSIKKSELQETHKRIAELIKEYHKSEMNKAYGEVKYHMEEAGEEAFPAGTAEMMPSAEEIAEKPLSEKSVKIAPNIVILLRAAWLNSNLYPLDNKTCVDSIENLYSEIRAILDNDPTLTITVSGEDVLVNGEVVSRKRLNIMLARALAALFADYGISSITFKKGMPKEELESLLTIFIKKEDIDKPGAFVKMLTENGISHIKIDEVKYRKASDYRRMRGMKDGALAKSILENPVLKELLSINEGGIELSQKAVHSISGAITDISGEAIGEKDKMLLIMESLNMASAELSTKDKAAWDREKKSLADVFLSMKPGLRTKIIEEGGAYESEGSNFIYDILSSLDDETTVKVLKEGYRDSKLPPEDLRRFLTVIMKSQSQHKVPCDKIADLFKKAGIDKEAITKALEIAPTDPFFEKLAKEFMDTGKSEALDSKYINNLRPLTEALAIKNDKKTITDLINSLTEKLGSDSPAVRNSTAEGLGKISDVLLEKEFFDIASGISATLAARLKVEDNSKVYAGILKSFESIISILIQKQRPPLLVRPFALLREEAASPKRSAEFKRYVNAALSRALSIENMNILLLSLKSKAGKDYAAITEILSAFKDEIMPSLIGVLAKRDEMKWDPFDVYVKKQNVAVILKKMGDDAITKMASLLSEKKPLAAQNAAEVFGHINDIRYLPYMEQAAVYPDKEVRKTALEAIKKMRDGDTIVKALINILQKEKEPALISKIIDTISELANRQFIPYIKNELKGRIRLDDYDKLVNKLDGRK, encoded by the coding sequence ATGCCGGATAATCCCAGTCGCCCGCAAAAAAGAGACGATAAGATAAGCGATGCTGAACTTGCTTATCTGGACGATCTCACTGGCCTGTATAACCGCCGCTATCTCAGCCTTACGCTTCCCAAAGAACTTGCCAAGATCAAAGATAAAAAGAGTGCTTTGTCGCTTTTCATGATAGACTTTGATGATTTTAAGGCCATTAATGATACTTACGGCCATTTAAACGGCGACAAAGTCCTCATAGAAATATCCAATATCCTCAAGAAAGAAATAGGCCGGGAAGGCATATTTATAAGGTACGCCGGCGACGAGTTTATGGTCCTGCTTTCCGGAAAGCCTCTTAGAGAAGCCGTTTTGCTGGGTACTAACCTTTTAGCCGCAATATCGGCGCACAAATTAGAATTGAAAAGCGGCAAGAAACTTTTCAATATCTCCTTCAGCGTAGGCGTAGCCACCTATCCCGAAGATGCCGACACAGCAGAAAATCTCATAGACAAAGCAGACCAGGCCCTGTATACCGCAAAGAGATTGGGGAAGAATAGGCTTGCCACCGCGAAGGATATTGCCGCAGAGGCAAAAGACCGCGATATGGTCCAAAATGCCTTGCCATGCAAAAAGATGATAGGAAGGGAGAAAGAAAGAGAGGCTTTGAAAAAGATTTATGACAGTGCCGCCGAGGGCGCTAGAAAATATGCCATAATACGCGGCCGAGACGGTATTGGCAAGACGCGCCTTATGCTTGAGGTATTTGGCCCGGAAAGGATCAGCCCGAAAGGGCTTTTGTTAAGATGCAGCAGGGAAGAGATGTATCAGGAATTCGGCGCTATAGTTTCAGCGCTGAATGATTTTCTGGGCTATTTCGAAATAAAAGATCCCAAACGAGCGGAAGCAGAGATATTTAACGCTATTGTTGATATTAGCGTAAAGGAGAAAACTGATAAGCTTTTATTCCTGATCGATGATATCGCTTGGATCGATAACGGAAGCTCGAAAATAATAGAGAGGGTGTTAAAGCACCGCTCCTTTAATAGTGTTGTAGTGGCAGCGACATTGCCTGCCGGCGATACCGCGTTTATTGATACGCCTTTTCTGCAGTTTGCCGCCCATAGAGATGATTTGCCGCAACCGGAAACCATAGAACTCGGCCCTCTTTCGGAAAATTCAGTATCGGAATTATTGGAAACTGTTTTTTCAGGTCTTCTGATACCCCCGGACACGAAAAGAAAGATCTACGCCCTGACGAGCGGCTCGCCCCGAGCCATAGAAGAGATAATCAAGTTTATGCTGAAGAAGAAAATAATTTATCCAAAAATGGGCAAGTGGGTGTTTGACGAAAAATCCCTCGGTAAGATGCCGGAGTCGATGAATGAATTGCTAAACAGCTTCATTTCAGAATTAGACAATGACGCAAAAGACCTGCTTAAAAAAGCAGCGGTCATGGGCAGCGATTTTAATATAGATATTTTAAAATCGCTTTACGGCAAAAATGAGGGCGAACTAATCGATATGCTGGACAAGTTGAAGGAAGAAGGTATTTTAGGGCATAGCGGCCGAGACGCGAGCGGCGCAGTTTCTTTTGTAAACAATGCTATTAGAGAAAGTATATATAACTCTATTAAGAAGTCGGAATTACAGGAGACGCACAAAAGGATCGCCGAACTGATAAAAGAGTACCATAAGTCCGAAATGAATAAGGCATATGGCGAGGTGAAATACCACATGGAAGAGGCCGGCGAAGAGGCATTTCCCGCAGGCACTGCGGAGATGATGCCAAGCGCCGAAGAGATCGCCGAAAAACCGCTTAGCGAGAAAAGCGTCAAGATAGCCCCTAATATTGTCATACTTTTACGCGCGGCATGGCTTAATTCTAATCTCTATCCTCTTGACAATAAGACATGCGTAGATTCCATAGAAAACCTATATAGCGAAATAAGGGCCATTCTGGATAACGACCCCACTCTCACGATAACCGTTTCCGGAGAGGATGTTCTGGTCAACGGCGAAGTTGTAAGCAGAAAGAGGCTCAACATAATGCTTGCTCGCGCACTGGCGGCACTTTTTGCGGATTACGGTATAAGCAGCATAACGTTTAAAAAAGGAATGCCGAAGGAAGAGCTGGAATCGCTCCTTACCATTTTTATAAAAAAGGAAGACATAGATAAGCCCGGCGCTTTCGTAAAAATGTTAACGGAAAACGGTATAAGCCATATCAAGATAGATGAGGTCAAATACCGCAAGGCATCGGATTACAGGCGCATGCGGGGCATGAAAGACGGAGCGCTTGCTAAATCTATCCTTGAGAATCCCGTACTTAAAGAATTACTCTCAATCAACGAAGGCGGCATAGAATTGAGCCAAAAAGCAGTTCACTCCATATCCGGTGCCATAACGGATATATCAGGCGAGGCTATCGGCGAAAAAGATAAGATGCTCCTCATAATGGAGAGCTTAAATATGGCCAGTGCCGAGCTTTCGACAAAAGACAAGGCAGCGTGGGACAGGGAAAAAAAGAGTTTGGCGGATGTATTTCTATCTATGAAACCCGGTTTGCGGACAAAGATAATAGAAGAAGGCGGTGCTTACGAATCAGAAGGGAGTAATTTTATTTACGATATATTGTCTTCTCTTGACGATGAAACGACAGTAAAGGTGCTCAAAGAGGGTTATCGCGATTCGAAATTACCGCCGGAAGACCTCAGACGTTTTTTGACCGTTATTATGAAGAGCCAGAGCCAGCATAAAGTTCCCTGCGACAAGATAGCGGATCTTTTCAAAAAGGCGGGTATAGATAAAGAGGCGATTACTAAAGCCCTTGAGATTGCGCCTACAGATCCGTTTTTTGAAAAACTGGCAAAAGAGTTTATGGATACCGGTAAGTCCGAAGCACTGGACAGCAAATATATAAATAACCTGCGGCCCCTAACCGAAGCGCTCGCGATAAAAAACGATAAAAAAACCATAACGGACCTGATAAACAGCCTCACGGAGAAACTCGGTTCAGATTCACCGGCAGTAAGAAATTCCACAGCGGAAGGATTGGGCAAGATATCGGATGTTCTGCTGGAAAAGGAATTTTTCGATATCGCCTCCGGTATAAGCGCTACTCTCGCCGCCCGCTTAAAAGTTGAGGATAATTCTAAAGTATATGCCGGGATCCTGAAGAGCTTTGAAAGTATTATAAGTATCCTTATACAAAAACAGAGGCCGCCTTTATTGGTTCGGCCGTTCGCACTACTAAGGGAAGAGGCGGCATCTCCGAAGCGTTCAGCCGAATTCAAAAGATATGTTAATGCCGCATTAAGCCGGGCGTTGTCCATAGAGAATATGAATATATTGCTCCTCTCGCTTAAGAGCAAAGCGGGTAAAGATTACGCAGCCATAACAGAAATCCTGTCCGCTTTTAAAGATGAAATCATGCCGTCACTTATTGGCGTGTTGGCAAAGAGGGACGAGATGAAGTGGGATCCGTTCGACGTATATGTGAAGAAGCAGAATGTAGCGGTAATATTAAAAAAAATGGGAGACGATGCGATTACGAAAATGGCCAGCCTTCTTAGCGAAAAAAAGCCGCTTGCGGCACAAAACGCGGCGGAAGTATTCGGGCATATAAATGATATACGGTACCTGCCCTACATGGAACAAGCAGCCGTTTATCCAGACAAGGAAGTGAGGAAGACAGCGCTGGAAGCAATAAAGAAAATGCGTGATGGCGATACCATAGTAAAGGCTCTTATAAATATACTTCAGAAAGAAAAGGAACCCGCTCTAATCTCCAAGATTATAGATACTATCTCGGAACTGGCAAACCGGCAGTTCATACCTTATATAAAGAACGAACTTAAGGGCAGGATACGGCTGGACGATTACGATAAATTAGTAAATAAACTTGATGGCAGAAAGTAA
- a CDS encoding PilZ domain-containing protein, translating into MKPNGYKGPERRTYIRLEADYAVNYIKLSNDLKPIGDIIEDAYAKDISGAGLKFITSEEIKPGALIEVHVKIPTVSKYITAIGRVLRCESDRKKTFAIAMSFAWITKSDRELVDEYVKKLKLNILRSETKM; encoded by the coding sequence ATGAAACCCAATGGCTATAAAGGTCCCGAGCGCCGTACATATATACGCCTGGAAGCTGACTACGCCGTAAATTATATCAAACTCTCAAATGATTTGAAGCCCATCGGCGATATTATAGAGGACGCGTATGCCAAGGATATAAGCGGCGCCGGGCTAAAATTTATTACTTCAGAAGAAATCAAACCAGGGGCCCTCATAGAAGTACATGTAAAAATACCTACGGTGAGCAAATATATTACCGCCATAGGCAGGGTTTTGCGATGCGAGTCGGACAGAAAGAAAACTTTTGCGATCGCAATGTCTTTCGCGTGGATAACAAAAAGCGACAGAGAGCTTGTGGATGAGTATGTCAAGAAGCTGAAATTGAATATACTGCGCTCCGAAACAAAGATGTAA
- a CDS encoding DUF3047 domain-containing protein, whose product MNKARSVILVIVVLSLIALFYLDRTYGILVIINKIFPAKKETALIKFFPFDNNDSLKEWSEKVLKGHVKYTIESFEGSSYVHAVSKGSCSAMYYEVKLDAARHPFLSWKWRVTGFPGGTSKDDLSDKAKDDFAARVYIIFPALFFANSKVLEYVWAKDLPAGTIGRSPYSNNIKIVVLKQGEAAEWASEERDIYKDYLEAFSEKPKLIIGALAFMCDSDSTKTEAEAFFDDIKIFYKR is encoded by the coding sequence ATGAATAAAGCGAGATCCGTAATTTTAGTAATCGTAGTATTATCTTTGATTGCGCTATTTTATCTCGACAGAACATATGGAATACTCGTTATCATCAATAAGATATTCCCTGCCAAAAAAGAAACCGCGCTTATTAAATTTTTCCCTTTCGACAATAATGATTCCCTGAAAGAGTGGAGCGAGAAGGTCCTTAAGGGGCACGTAAAGTATACCATCGAATCATTTGAGGGCTCCTCCTATGTTCACGCCGTAAGCAAAGGTTCTTGTTCCGCGATGTACTACGAAGTAAAATTAGATGCCGCGAGGCATCCTTTTCTTTCCTGGAAGTGGCGTGTTACGGGTTTTCCCGGCGGCACGTCGAAAGACGACCTGTCAGACAAGGCCAAGGACGATTTCGCGGCCAGAGTCTATATAATATTTCCCGCGCTATTTTTCGCTAATTCGAAAGTTCTGGAATATGTATGGGCAAAAGACCTTCCCGCGGGGACAATAGGACGAAGCCCATACTCCAACAATATAAAGATAGTAGTCCTAAAACAAGGAGAAGCCGCAGAATGGGCTTCGGAGGAGAGAGATATATACAAAGATTACCTTGAGGCATTTTCAGAAAAGCCAAAATTAATAATAGGCGCGCTTGCGTTTATGTGCGATTCGGACAGCACTAAAACTGAGGCAGAGGCATTTTTCGACGATATAAAAATTTTTTACAAAAGATAA
- the mraZ gene encoding division/cell wall cluster transcriptional repressor MraZ produces MFYGEYLHVLDKKGRLILPAKFREAAKAHYIEKFFLTRGLDNCLFMFAEDEWKAQEAKFKVMPFTKSQSRKFNRLYFSGAIEIEFDKQGRMLIPKYLKDFAGIRSEVMIIGVSNRIEVWDVKKWDEFYNSEKGSFEKISENLLSE; encoded by the coding sequence ATGTTTTACGGCGAATATTTGCACGTTTTGGACAAAAAAGGAAGGCTGATCCTTCCCGCAAAATTCCGCGAGGCAGCGAAGGCGCATTACATAGAAAAATTCTTCCTTACGCGCGGGCTGGATAATTGCCTTTTTATGTTCGCGGAAGACGAATGGAAAGCGCAGGAAGCCAAGTTTAAAGTGATGCCCTTTACTAAATCGCAATCACGAAAATTTAACCGGCTGTATTTTTCCGGGGCCATTGAGATAGAGTTTGATAAGCAGGGCAGGATGTTAATACCTAAGTATCTAAAAGATTTCGCGGGGATAAGGAGTGAAGTCATGATCATAGGCGTCTCAAACAGGATAGAGGTATGGGACGTGAAGAAGTGGGACGAATTCTATAATAGCGAAAAGGGTTCCTTCGAGAAGATCTCCGAAAACCTGCTTAGCGAATAA
- the rsmH gene encoding 16S rRNA (cytosine(1402)-N(4))-methyltransferase RsmH, with the protein MNTKMTHIPVLLEETIGYLNLKKGMVILDCTVGMGGHAKEVLEKIGDTGHLIGIDRDEDVLNEAKEILGKTAGGFKLFHSNYKDLDFVLRAAGVEELDGALFDLGVSSFQLISAERGFSIKSDGPLDMRMDKREPLKASDIINRYSKYELIDLFKKYGDEYFAGRIVERIIRAREREKIATTGQLAEIVEKAFPYKYRFRRIHPATKVFMALRIAVNDELQNFETGLSKIIPFLKKKARLCVISFHSIEDRTVKNAFKELEKLEIFKIITKKPVQPSEEEIINNPRARSAKLRVAERT; encoded by the coding sequence ATGAATACTAAAATGACGCACATCCCGGTACTTCTGGAAGAAACAATAGGTTATTTGAACCTTAAAAAAGGCATGGTAATACTTGACTGTACGGTCGGGATGGGCGGCCATGCAAAAGAGGTGCTGGAAAAAATAGGGGATACGGGGCATCTCATAGGGATTGATAGGGATGAGGACGTCCTGAACGAGGCAAAAGAGATCCTGGGCAAAACAGCGGGAGGCTTTAAACTATTCCACTCTAATTATAAAGATCTAGATTTTGTTCTGAGGGCGGCAGGGGTCGAAGAATTAGACGGGGCGCTTTTTGACCTAGGTGTTTCGTCGTTTCAGCTCATAAGCGCCGAAAGAGGTTTCAGTATAAAATCTGACGGCCCCCTTGACATGAGAATGGATAAACGAGAACCTCTCAAAGCCTCAGATATCATAAATAGATACTCGAAATATGAATTAATAGACCTTTTTAAGAAATACGGCGATGAATATTTTGCCGGGCGGATAGTGGAAAGGATAATAAGGGCAAGGGAAAGAGAAAAAATAGCTACGACCGGGCAGCTTGCCGAAATAGTAGAAAAAGCCTTTCCTTATAAATACAGGTTTAGGCGGATACATCCGGCGACAAAGGTCTTCATGGCTTTAAGAATAGCCGTTAATGATGAATTACAGAATTTCGAAACGGGATTGTCGAAAATTATCCCGTTTCTGAAGAAAAAAGCCAGGTTGTGCGTCATCTCATTCCACTCGATAGAAGACAGAACCGTAAAGAACGCTTTTAAAGAACTTGAGAAGCTTGAGATTTTCAAGATAATTACGAAAAAACCGGTTCAGCCGAGCGAAGAGGAGATAATAAATAATCCGCGAGCCCGCAGCGCAAAGCTGAGGGTAGCGGAAAGAACATAG